Below is a genomic region from Prunus persica cultivar Lovell chromosome G3, Prunus_persica_NCBIv2, whole genome shotgun sequence.
ACTTGCCTATAGGGACTCCTTTTGAACTTCTCTGCAACGGATAATAACTGCTGAATGTATTTGTTCCTCCCTTCTGCCTTGGAATCCAAGATATCAGGTAGGAAAGCAACAAAACAGATGGCAGCAGAACCACATTTCTCTTCCATGACATCCTACAAGGGAAGATTATAGTAAAGCTTTAGTCCCCTAGGTTACTTACAAATTCACACAGCTTAATTATTGGAAGGAAGCTAAGAGCTTACAGGGCCAGTTAACTCAGTCACTTCAGCAGGTGCAACATTTGTTTCCAATTGTTCAAGAGCAAATGATTCAATGGCTTTAGCAGTCCTTGCACCCTCATAGGGGAGTGGGGTATCTTTGTCAGCTCCAAATATCAATATGGTTGGGAATCCTTGAACATTGAACCTGCTCATCAGAGACTGGTAATGCCACCTCATTAGAACCATATAgtacaagaaataaaaaaatgtaaatccAGTACATACTACCATCCTGCCCTGGCCTGGttgcccaaaaagaaaagcctGAAGCCAAACTTACCTTCTCTACATCACAGTCAACGTGTCCCAACTTCACCTTCCCCTGCAAGTTTTTAGCGGCCTTCTTCCACTCAGGTGCCAATTTTTTGCAGTGGCCACACCtttaagaaaaaggaaattgaaagaaagtcGATAATTTGCTACAAGCAGATGCACTTTAAGTTCATATAGTAGACTGAGATTATTATCTGAAAATAGCTTATAAGATCATCATACCAATTAAAAGCACTTACCAAGGTGCAAAGAACTCCACAATCCAGAGTTCTTTACTTTTAACCACCAATTCATCAAAATTCTGGGAATTTAATTCTACTGAAGCATTAGGTTCAGATTTTTCACTTGGTCCTCCTGTTGCTTTTCCACTTAAACGGTCCTTCAACAACACCTTTATCTGTGAAAGACAACGGAATAGTCACATAACTAATACTTCAACGCATTTTACGCAAGAGGATTACATGACCAAGTGAGACAAATGATTATCACTGTCTATCCATCCCAGGAATAAGTGCTAAAGGAAGATAAGATATAGTGGAGCAGACATGAATACAAAAGACTATCTCTATTACAAACAAGAGaataaactaataaaaaaaaaagaaaaaattttgAACAAGAGATTACAAACCTGTTGGAGTGCAAATTCTGCAACGGGTTTCACATCCCTTGCTCCCTGATAGTCAACTGGAGGTTTCCCAGGTACAAACACCTTTATTGTTGGAAATCCTCTAATCCCATATTCCTATAGAGCAATCAAACACATCAACACCCCAACACAAAATTAACGTATTAGTAAACATTAGGAAAATACAAACCAgaaatcttcagatttcctTGTCCATATGCTGCAAAATTAgggatttttgtagaaatgtcacCTGAACTTATACatcagtttcaatttgtcaccttaaagaaaaatttaagcaaAATGTCACCTTaagttttcaaaatccatgatttgtcacctgactttaacatcatccaattttccatccattttaAAGGGTGTTTTAGTCTTTCCAATATGTAAACcctcttttttatataatttaaatataaagctATGTAAACCATTTTGCTtggaatgactaaaatacccttcaaaatggatggaaaattggatgatgttAAAGTCAGGTGACAAatcataaattttgaaaacttaaggtgacatttcacttaaatttttctttaaggtgacaaattgaaactgagGTATAAGTTCAGGTGACATTTCTACAAATATCCCGCAAAATTATTATAGAATGGGAATAAATTTTCATGCAACCTAATATATGAATCATATAGttcaattaagttatttgaAGGCAAAGGGACATTGGTAATCTACTATTGCATCTTCAAACTTGGAAGTTAAAATTGGTAATTGCAAGAGTAACTATAGGAAACCTGAGCAAGGGACTTGTGCGCATCAGCGTCAAGAGCTGCCACGGTAGCCACACCCTTCAAGACAGTAGCCGCCTTCTCCCATATAGGAGTTAGAGCTTGACAATGTCCGCACCATGGTGCAAAGAATTCAACCAGAACAACTCTGTTCGAGTCCAGAACCTGCCACCATTGCAAAGGATTCAGTTCGAGGCAATACTAGTCAGATTGTGGTCTGATCCAATGTCTTATTGATCACATAAGATGATcgcaaacaaaaataagagtCACATTAAAAACATTTGTAAGTAATATACTATCCTAGGAATTCATAATTAACCCAATAAGAATCAGAACTTGTTGATCATATATCaaatcagaaaacaaaaccaaaaagagaaagtgCAGTTAACTAAGCAAATGCATTACATAAGTTCTACTCAGTGCAAAATTGGCTTGCTTTTCTAAACCAAAAATCCCCAAGAAGCTATGAACCAGATCTAATCCCCGAACAGTCAAGTAGCAAACATGACTAAATCCCACAAAATTAATTAGCTCAGTAAGAAATAAAAGTCTAAAaccaataaaagaaagaactttgctttgcttttcgAGGGCCAAAACCCAAGGGGCATGCTTGCTTTCAACAGAAATAGAATTACTTCTGAAATGCAAACCAATCAATACCCAGGTGCTTTGGTGACGAATTCCAATAAATTATGCAAAAGATTAAGGAACTGGAAAAGGGTACGCTACAGTTACTGCTCAAGATTCAAAATTTACCTTGGACTTGAAGTTGGAAGGAGTTAGCTGAAGAACTGGCGATGATGGTCCGTACAGTGCATCACAGACACTGAAGACGAAGCAAATTAAGAAGATGATTGACACAGCTCGAAATTGATTAcctctcattctcattctcactctctctctctctctctctctctctctgagatTTGTTCTACGAATCAATTCAGAAACCTCTCGAGGCATAGAAGACAAAGCGGGCCTTTACAGGGTTTTGGGCTGTGGGCGAGCTACGTGTGTCGGCCAATGACAGATTTACACGTCATCTGGGCATGGTTTCTCATGAAATTTATtggtgttttttgttctttattatttgttcATCACGGATTGGACCAATGGGGTTGCTCTTAGCTTGATCATAAAGCAATAAAcattttttatcaaatttttataataaaataatagtgCTCAAgccctaattattttttattatgaaaTTACCTTGTGCATACCAATGTCttataaaatcataaaaaagtaaaaataaaaaactattaCCTATTGAAAAAAGATTTTGGTTTCAAATCTCTctccaaataaaaataataataactgaTAAACGTTATAGTTGGTACAAGTTACAACtcaaagaaatataaatatgaataaaattggaaaatgCAATGAAATTATTGTTTGATCCAGTCCAACTTTTTCCTAATGAGCTAAGAAACCAAAAAtctccactctctctctctctctctctctctctctctaacaaaCTGAACGTAACATCCTCAAGCAAAGGCTGCAAGAGCGTTAtaaaagcaagaaaaagaCAAGGCCTGTGCGCCATGACAATGTTCTCATTCATTTATGAAATAACAGAAGAAAAGCAAGTTTCATGAAAACTACAAACTCTTGCTCTTGTAGAGTAGCTTACACAATTTCCGTGTGATATGCCAGAGCACACTTTCAACTCctaactatatatatgtataagctGAGCAAGCCCCGAAAATCCACCATTGCCAACTTAGGAGAGTGAGGTACGTTATGAGAAGCACAGCAAAGAAGCTTAAGAGGATGGAGAAGCTCATCAATTTGGTTAGCAAGCTGAAGAAGATGTTGGGGGGCTCAGCTGATAGGAACCTTAATCGGCAAGTTAACGTTAGAGCTTCACCGCCTTGTGCTGTTCGCTGCGAAGAGCTTTTCTTGCCTTTGAAAAGCGCAAAGGGCCATCGAACAAGAAACAATGATATCAATCCTTTTTTAGCAGTTCATGCTGCAGCTCAGAATCATTTTGCTCTCAGACCAAACATCTATATTTGAGAAGACAGAGATGGCAAGCTTACTGAGTTATTGTTGAGTCTTCTGTCTTGTAATGATCTTGGTGGAAAAGAGAGCTTGTTTGATCCTCTCAGTGAGCTAATTATAATAACAGTTGAAGCTGCCTAGTTGTTCATTGCCTTTTCATAATTATATGGTAGAATGTGAAACCTAACATTACAGTACATGCTCATCCAGATGCAAATAATCTGTAAAATTCTGTTCCGTGattaaattgtttttgttaatcaCATAATTAGCCTCTAATTAAGGGCACCTAATGCAGCATTTGAAAAGCATGTTCAACCTGCCTACCTACCACAAGCCTTGTAGAAAAGTCTTAAATCTCATTATTA
It encodes:
- the LOC18783122 gene encoding protein disulfide isomerase-like 2-3 codes for the protein MPREVSELIRRTNLRERERERERVRMRMRGNQFRAVSIIFLICFVFSVCDALYGPSSPVLQLTPSNFKSKVLDSNRVVLVEFFAPWCGHCQALTPIWEKAATVLKGVATVAALDADAHKSLAQEYGIRGFPTIKVFVPGKPPVDYQGARDVKPVAEFALQQIKVLLKDRLSGKATGGPSEKSEPNASVELNSQNFDELVVKSKELWIVEFFAPWCGHCKKLAPEWKKAAKNLQGKVKLGHVDCDVEKSLMSRFNVQGFPTILIFGADKDTPLPYEGARTAKAIESFALEQLETNVAPAEVTELTGPDVMEEKCGSAAICFVAFLPDILDSKAEGRNKYIQQLLSVAEKFKRSPYSYVWAAAGKQPDLENRVGVGGYGYPALVALNVKKGAYAPLKSAFELDQIIEFVKEAGRGGKGNLPLDGTPNISKIEPWDGKDGQIIEEDEFSLEELMGGGDETTSKDEL